In Methanobacteriaceae archaeon, the following proteins share a genomic window:
- a CDS encoding copper-translocating P-type ATPase yields MNHSDEHEMEHGAHEEGENGKCVVCKGQLNEKHRMEGEHIHSSMIEDLKKRFWISLIISIPILILSPTIQGLVGLGDSIRFTGDLYLLFVLSSIVYFYGGYPFFKGFFNEIKSRAPGMDMLISVAITSAYLYSSAVVFGLMGEVFFWELATLIDIMLIGHWLEMRSVMGASRALEELVKLMPSSAHKIIPDGSIIDIPLNELVVGDQVVIKPGEKVPVDGEIIMGSTSIDESMLTGESEPLFKEIGAEVIGGSINGEGSITVEIKKTGKDSFLSKVITLVEEAQASKSKTQNLADRFATGLTIIALSGGFITLLVWLGVSNFGFEFALERAVTVMVIACPHALGLAVPLVVAVSTSLSARNGLLIRNRASFERSRAIDAVIFDKTGTLTEGKFGVTDIVPLSSVYGENDILKYAASLESYSEHPIAKGVVNSSKETFDVEDFKSIPGKGIQGKINTKNVEVVSPGYLKELKINISNEKVDNLLSEGKTIVFLLIEGELKGAIALADIIREESREAIKKFKGMGIQCIMITGDRKEVAEWVSKEIGLDKYYAEVLPQEKAEKVREIQSEGLIVAMTGDGINDAPALVQADVGIAIGAGTDVAIEAGDVVLVRSNPLDAVYIIKLAKSTYKKMFENLAWGAGYNIFAIPIAAGVLYSFGILLTPAAGVILMSLSTIIVAFNSRFLKIEK; encoded by the coding sequence TTGAATCACAGCGATGAACATGAAATGGAACATGGGGCGCATGAAGAAGGTGAAAACGGTAAATGTGTTGTATGCAAAGGGCAACTAAATGAAAAACATAGGATGGAAGGAGAACACATCCATTCTAGTATGATAGAGGATTTAAAAAAACGATTCTGGATTTCATTGATTATAAGTATTCCTATTCTTATTTTATCACCTACTATCCAAGGATTAGTTGGTTTAGGTGACTCGATACGATTCACGGGAGATTTATACCTTCTTTTTGTCTTATCATCGATAGTTTATTTTTATGGTGGTTACCCATTTTTTAAAGGATTTTTTAATGAAATTAAATCCAGAGCACCTGGAATGGATATGCTAATTTCGGTTGCTATTACCAGTGCCTATCTTTACAGCAGTGCGGTGGTTTTTGGCCTTATGGGTGAAGTATTTTTCTGGGAACTTGCAACATTAATTGACATTATGCTTATAGGGCACTGGTTGGAGATGAGATCAGTGATGGGAGCTTCCAGAGCACTTGAAGAACTTGTAAAACTCATGCCATCAAGCGCCCATAAAATAATACCTGATGGAAGTATAATAGACATCCCTTTAAATGAACTGGTTGTAGGAGACCAAGTAGTCATTAAACCTGGGGAAAAAGTCCCTGTAGATGGCGAAATTATAATGGGAAGCACTTCTATTGACGAATCGATGCTTACTGGTGAATCAGAACCGTTATTTAAGGAAATTGGTGCAGAAGTCATAGGTGGATCCATTAATGGAGAGGGATCCATTACGGTGGAAATTAAAAAAACAGGAAAGGATTCCTTCCTTTCAAAAGTCATAACTCTGGTTGAGGAAGCACAAGCCAGCAAATCAAAGACACAAAACTTGGCAGACCGTTTTGCAACAGGGCTTACAATAATAGCATTATCTGGCGGATTTATAACGCTCTTAGTATGGCTGGGAGTTTCAAATTTTGGATTTGAATTTGCTCTTGAGAGAGCGGTTACAGTAATGGTTATTGCTTGCCCTCATGCACTGGGTCTTGCAGTACCTCTGGTTGTTGCAGTCTCAACATCTTTATCCGCACGAAATGGACTTTTAATAAGAAATCGTGCGTCTTTTGAAAGATCACGAGCTATTGACGCCGTCATATTTGATAAAACAGGTACCCTAACTGAAGGAAAGTTTGGTGTGACTGATATTGTCCCTTTAAGCAGCGTATATGGTGAAAATGATATTTTAAAATATGCTGCATCTCTTGAATCTTATTCCGAGCATCCAATTGCCAAAGGAGTTGTTAACTCCTCAAAAGAAACTTTTGATGTTGAGGACTTTAAATCAATCCCGGGAAAGGGTATTCAGGGTAAAATCAATACAAAAAATGTTGAGGTAGTAAGTCCGGGATATTTAAAGGAACTTAAAATAAATATTTCTAATGAAAAGGTAGATAATCTCTTATCTGAGGGAAAAACAATTGTTTTTTTACTTATTGAAGGAGAACTTAAAGGTGCAATTGCACTAGCAGATATTATACGGGAAGAGTCCAGAGAAGCCATAAAAAAATTCAAAGGTATGGGAATCCAGTGCATAATGATCACTGGGGATAGAAAAGAGGTTGCAGAATGGGTATCCAAAGAAATAGGGCTTGATAAATATTATGCTGAGGTATTACCTCAAGAAAAGGCTGAAAAAGTACGAGAAATCCAATCTGAAGGTTTAATAGTTGCTATGACTGGAGATGGTATTAATGATGCTCCGGCACTTGTACAAGCTGATGTGGGTATTGCCATCGGGGCAGGCACTGATGTAGCTATTGAAGCTGGTGATGTTGTTCTGGTAAGAAGCAATCCTCTTGATGCGGTTTACATAATAAAGCTTGCTAAATCAACCTACAAAAAAATGTTCGAAAATCTAGCATGGGGAGCAGGATATAACATTTTTGCAATTCCCATTGCAGCTGGAGTTCTCTATAGTTTCGGAATTCTTTTAACCCCTGCAGCAGGAGTTATATTAATGTCACTTAGTACTATTATAGTGGCTTTTAATTCGAGGTTTTTGAAGATAGAGAAATGA
- a CDS encoding amidohydrolase family protein, producing the protein MKSLLIINGTIISGNGNEPLQNGAILVENNIITDIGPQNSIKPPEKCQIIDVDGSFILPGFIDTHTHLMSNGFRMEDTMYNPLALHFYQALENMKLTLEAGVTSVRDAGLADIGVKMASEQGLFPAPRMQISVMPLSISGGHFDFNLNSGFDMKISYPGHPESICDGPDEVRKRSREVLRAGADVLKVMVTGGVMSANDRPEFTQFTVDELKVVVEEAKFRGGIKVMAHAHGSEGIKNAVKAGIYSIEHGTYADKEACQMMAQAGTYLVPTFVVINLNLKKALAGELPEYSRKGAIEIAKVHKENMQMAYELGVKMVAGTDCGVVEHGINLLELDYLCDMGMEPMEAIQAGTKKAAECMGWQDKVGTLEKGKLADIVVLKKDPLDHIASLADNKNILMVIKDGKTFKNILN; encoded by the coding sequence ATGAAATCATTACTCATCATCAATGGAACCATAATTTCTGGAAATGGAAATGAGCCACTTCAAAATGGAGCTATTTTAGTTGAAAACAATATTATAACGGATATTGGCCCCCAGAATTCTATTAAACCTCCAGAAAAATGTCAAATCATTGATGTGGATGGTTCATTTATCTTGCCTGGATTTATTGATACTCACACTCATTTAATGTCCAATGGATTCAGAATGGAAGATACTATGTACAATCCCCTGGCCCTGCACTTCTATCAGGCCTTGGAAAACATGAAATTGACTCTGGAAGCCGGTGTAACCAGTGTTAGGGATGCTGGATTGGCAGATATTGGAGTAAAAATGGCCAGTGAGCAAGGATTATTTCCCGCGCCCCGTATGCAAATTAGTGTAATGCCATTATCTATTAGTGGGGGCCACTTTGATTTTAATTTAAATTCAGGATTTGACATGAAAATTTCCTATCCTGGACATCCAGAGAGCATTTGTGACGGCCCAGATGAGGTAAGAAAAAGATCAAGAGAGGTTTTAAGAGCTGGAGCGGATGTTCTAAAGGTCATGGTAACTGGGGGTGTTATGAGTGCCAATGACCGGCCAGAATTCACCCAATTCACCGTGGATGAATTGAAGGTTGTAGTAGAAGAGGCAAAATTCAGGGGAGGAATAAAAGTAATGGCCCATGCCCATGGTTCAGAAGGTATAAAAAATGCAGTTAAGGCTGGAATTTATTCCATTGAACACGGAACTTACGCTGATAAAGAAGCCTGTCAAATGATGGCCCAGGCCGGCACTTATTTAGTACCTACTTTTGTGGTCATTAACTTAAATCTCAAAAAAGCCTTAGCTGGTGAACTTCCCGAATACAGCCGTAAGGGAGCTATTGAAATAGCTAAAGTCCATAAAGAAAACATGCAAATGGCCTATGAGCTAGGAGTTAAAATGGTCGCTGGAACAGACTGTGGTGTGGTTGAACATGGAATTAATCTCTTAGAATTAGATTATTTATGCGATATGGGTATGGAACCTATGGAAGCTATTCAGGCCGGTACTAAAAAAGCGGCGGAATGTATGGGGTGGCAGGATAAAGTGGGAACTCTAGAGAAGGGAAAACTAGCAGATATTGTGGTGCTAAAAAAGGATCCACTGGACCATATTGCTTCTTTAGCTGATAATAAAAATATTTTAATGGTAATAAAAGATGGTAAGACCTTTAAAAATATTTTAAATTAA
- a CDS encoding DUF5518 domain-containing protein gives MDINWKAVIIGFILAIVLSFILGAILGTWGAILGYLLATTYVGYSIGGEWMNGAIHGALVGVIAGIIVLLLVLILGAVIGGAAGLTMLGAGLLMSIVYIVLYAIVGGIGGAIGVFVAER, from the coding sequence ATGGATATAAACTGGAAAGCCGTTATTATTGGATTTATATTAGCGATTGTCTTAAGTTTCATATTAGGTGCAATCCTCGGAACTTGGGGAGCAATCTTAGGATATTTATTAGCAACTACATATGTTGGTTACTCTATTGGCGGAGAATGGATGAATGGAGCCATTCATGGAGCTCTTGTAGGAGTTATTGCCGGGATTATAGTACTATTATTAGTTCTTATACTTGGAGCCGTCATTGGAGGAGCCGCAGGTCTCACTATGCTAGGCGCAGGATTACTAATGTCAATTGTTTACATTGTACTCTATGCTATAGTAGGAGGCATTGGTGGAGCCATCGGTGTTTTTGTAGCCGAAAGATAA
- a CDS encoding DUF5518 domain-containing protein codes for MDSSENENFLPFNWKAIVIGIVLTLVLGLILSYLSRALNFNAIGLIGVGFVPLLIGGILTGYLAKGHPMNGAIHGGIVGAVIWLIYVLYILYLNQSIILQIVQSLAMSLIGNACIGILGGTIGSLIMIGQMKIKNRNE; via the coding sequence ATGGATTCATCTGAAAATGAAAATTTTCTCCCTTTTAATTGGAAAGCAATAGTTATTGGTATTGTATTAACTTTAGTATTGGGATTAATTTTAAGTTATTTATCAAGGGCTTTAAATTTCAATGCAATTGGACTTATAGGCGTAGGGTTCGTCCCACTTTTAATTGGAGGTATTCTAACAGGATATTTAGCTAAAGGTCATCCTATGAATGGCGCTATTCATGGTGGAATTGTAGGGGCCGTTATCTGGCTAATTTACGTTTTATACATTCTTTACCTAAATCAAAGCATTATTCTCCAAATTGTGCAAAGTCTGGCCATGTCACTAATTGGAAATGCTTGTATAGGTATCCTTGGTGGAACAATTGGTTCTTTAATCATGATAGGTCAAATGAAAATAAAAAATAGAAATGAATAA
- a CDS encoding DUF5518 domain-containing protein produces MTDWKAIILGSLITASLTLALGLAIFPLFFLGPLLGGFATIYLITEGKPDGALNGALAGVIGGLIIGILSLLGLGIITAFIGLLSASLGNLAGFISALLGILLTIVLILITGVLGAIGGVLAEANMNN; encoded by the coding sequence ATGACTGATTGGAAAGCCATAATTTTAGGATCATTAATTACCGCCTCATTAACTCTAGCATTAGGCCTTGCAATATTTCCATTGTTCTTTTTGGGACCATTACTAGGTGGTTTTGCTACGATTTATCTTATTACAGAAGGAAAGCCAGATGGGGCCCTTAATGGAGCATTAGCTGGAGTTATTGGTGGTTTAATAATTGGAATTTTATCACTATTAGGGCTGGGAATAATAACTGCATTTATAGGCCTCCTATCAGCCAGTTTAGGAAATTTAGCTGGATTTATTAGTGCATTACTTGGAATACTTTTAACCATCGTCCTGATACTTATAACTGGAGTTTTAGGAGCCATAGGTGGCGTTCTGGCCGAAGCTAACATGAATAACTAA